ATTAGATAGACCAACAACAGGCTTAGTCATATTTTCTAAAACTAGTAAAGCCTTGCCAAGATTAAATAAGTTGTTTGTGTCCAAAGACATCTCTAAAACCTATTGGGCTTTAGTTAAAAATAGGCCAGAAAAAGATGCTGATACTTTGATCCATTGGTTAAAGAAAAATCCAAAAAACAACAAGTCTACAGCTTATATAAAAGAAGTACCAGATAGCAAAAAGGCAATCCTACATTACAAGATAATCAAAAAGCTAGACAACTATTTTTTACTTGAAGTTAATCTAGAAACAGGACGTCATCATCAAATACGCTCGCAACTGTCTAGTATAGGTTCTCCAATTAAAGGCGATTTAAAATACGGATTTGATCGCAGTAACAAAGACGCAAGCATAAGCTTACACGCAAGAAACATACAATTTACTCATCCAGTCTCTAAAGACGATTTAAACATTACAGCACCTTTACCTAAAGATCCTATTTGGGACGCTTGTTTGTAATATTTGGGCGTTACCACAAGGGTCGTGTCATCCATTATATCTTTTTTTGCCATTTATGGTAGCAAAAAAAGGATGTCATTACTACCACTAACGCATGAGCAGCAAATCAATAAAATAGTTTATCTTTAATTTTAAAACACCACTATGATTCCTGAATTATTAAACAATCAAAAAGCGTATTTTAAAACAGGTAAAACTTTAAGTGTTCCCTACAGAAAAACACTTTTAAAATCGTTGTTAAATCAATTAAAAACCAGAGAGCAAGAGATTATAGATGCGTTATATAACGATTTTAAAAAACCTGAATTTGAAAGTGTTTTAACCGAAACAGCGATTGTAATTCAGGATTTAAAACACACTATAAAAAAGTTAAATAAATGGGCAAAACCAAAGCGCGTCTTGCCAGCGTTATTAAACTTTCCGTCCACTGATTATTTGTATGCAGAACCTTACGGAAGTGTTTTAATAATAGCACCTTGGAATTATCCCTATCAATTAGCATTGGCTCCACTAGT
The genomic region above belongs to Olleya sp. Hel_I_94 and contains:
- a CDS encoding RluA family pseudouridine synthase; this encodes MSKVLSNKDNLQVIYEDNHIIVVNKRAGDLVQGDKTGDTPLSDVIKNYIALKYNKPGNVYLGTVHRLDRPTTGLVIFSKTSKALPRLNKLFVSKDISKTYWALVKNRPEKDADTLIHWLKKNPKNNKSTAYIKEVPDSKKAILHYKIIKKLDNYFLLEVNLETGRHHQIRSQLSSIGSPIKGDLKYGFDRSNKDASISLHARNIQFTHPVSKDDLNITAPLPKDPIWDACL